The Pyrenophora tritici-repentis strain M4 chromosome 10, whole genome shotgun sequence genome contains a region encoding:
- a CDS encoding Trichoplein multi-domain protein yields MKPNHELQLLEHIDELTEAGLPPTRTMIQNFASAIAGRATSQSWVTRFFHRHPDAIISRWSTGLDRNRHRADSVYKYESYFDLLSTKMAQHHIRAQDVYNMDEKGFLIGVTGRSKRVFSKQKYETGGFKKVIQDGNRDWITVIAAICADGSTLPPAIIYEATSGNMYARWVDDIAIDDPVYVTSSPSGWTNDQVGLAWLEQVFDRHTKEKAGNHTRLLILDGHGSHVTMEFIDYAIAHNIMLLILPPHSTHTLQPLDVVMFKPLAAAYSLSLQHYLQASHGLLAVRKDDFYRLFKPAWDSSFIKKHALKAFKATGIAPIDPEVVLKKFRKSTLTAPPPLVNVSRATITNLINQAYDPSSIAANNLSEILLRLQAAKEIAEYEKDALRAALHVHQKPRNRHEPPLDLQQRKAFHSGAVWWSPCKLREARFRQLVKEKEKEKELLDKIELKEAKENNRIYQLKIKEAARAAREEAKKVRDEAKAVKAAELDAKRRDRDAAKAIQQPQSGKRKASKPAAKQQPKKRRVGGAGGGTLAELKSLELD; encoded by the exons atgaagccaaatcac gagctacagcttctagagcacattgacgagcttactgaggctggcttaccaccgacgaggactatgatccagaactttgctagtgctatagccggaagggctacctcccaaagctgggtgacgcgcttctttcaccgtcatcccgacgcgattatatcacgttggtcaactggtttggaccgcaatcgccaccgggctgattctgtatacaagtacgagtcgtactttgatctactatctactaaaatggctcagcaccatattcgggcgcaggatgtatataatatggatgagaagggattccttattggagtgacggggaggagtaagagagtgtttagtaagcagaaatatgagactgggggctttaagaaagtgatacaggacggcaacagagattggatcactgttatcgctgctatatgtgctgatgggagtacgttaccgcccgcgattatatacgaagctacttcgggcaacatgtacgccagatgggttgatgatatcgcaattgacgatccagtctacgttacctcaagtccctcagggtggaccaatgatcaggtaggcctggcatggctcgaacaggtgtttgatcgccatacgaaggagaaggccggcaatcacacacgcttactcatccttgacggccatgggagtcacgttactatggagtttattgactATGCGATCGCCCACAATATTATGTTACTCATACTACCCCCCCATAGTACCCAtacgctgcagccactcgatgtggtaatgttcaaacctctggcagccgcgtactcactcagcttgcagcactacctccaggcgagccacggtctcttagctgtgaggaaggatgacttctaccgtcttttcaagcctgcctgggactcctctttcattaagaagcacgcgttgaaggcatttaaagccactgggatagctcctatagatcccgaagtagtacttaaaaagttccgaaagtcaacactaacagcaccgccgccactagtgaacgtgagtagagctactatcacgaacctcattaatcaggcctacgatccgagctctattgcggccaacaacctctcagaaatactcctccgcctccaggctgccaaagagatcgccgagtacgagaaggacgcactgcgcgcggcgctacacgttcaccagaagccccgcaatcggcacgaacctcccctagatctacagcagcgaaaagcgttccattcaggggcagtttggtggtcgccgtgcaagcttcgagaggcccgcttcaggcagctagtgaaggagaaggagaaggagaaagagctacttgataagatagagttgaaagaggcaaaggagaacaacaggatctatcaacttaagatcaaagaggcagcgcgggcggcgcgtgaggaggcaaagaaggtgcgggatgaagccaaggctgtaaaggctgccgaacttgacgccaaacgacgcgatcgcgacgctgcaaaggctatacaacaaccccaatcgggcaagcgtaaggcttcaaagcccgctgcaaagcaacagccaaaaaaacgacgcgtgggtggtgctggcggtggcactctggctgag cttaAGAGCCTTGAGCTAGATTAA
- a CDS encoding Retrotrans-gag domain containing protein yields the protein MSNPNLDQSSLFLLVQQLQQEVQNQRVEIQSLRSDLDASRASVHQLELQLRSATPPSRSRLPDPPRFDGKPLTLRTWLPSIRAKLRSDQLSGADAFDYVWDRLEQPQQASVLHLRHQAEENNTWDVEDIFSFFQRLCHNPREQQEAIQRFSLVRQRDEESLIAYLARFERLAYESGASTWPDTSRISVLHRGLRSSLRQSLEESNDSLFTIPYDEYVELVQSLDRRSSRPQPRLRNNQSIDMIDSYIG from the coding sequence ATGTCAAACCCGAACCTAGATCAGTCCTCTCTATTCCTGCTCGTACAACAGCTACAGCAGGAGGTCCAGAACCAGCGTGTTGAGATCCAGTCACTCCGATCTGATCTTGACGCATCGCGCGCCAGCGTACATCAGCTTGAGCTCCAGCTCAGATCCGCCACTCCTCCGTCCCGTTCCCGCCTTCCTGATCCACCTCGTTTTGACGGAAAGCCGCTTACACTCCGGACATGGCTCCCTTCAATCCGCGCCAAGCTTCGATCAGACCAGCTCTCAGGAGCTGATGCATTTGATTATGTATGGGACCGCCTAGAACAACCTCAGCAAGCATCTGTCCTACACCTCCGCCATCAAGCTGAAGAAAACAACACGTGGGATGTGGAGGATATCTTTTCCTTCTTTCAGCGTCTCTGCCACAACCCAAGGGAGCAACAGGAGGCTATTCAGCGTTTCTCCTTAGTCCGTCAGCGTGACGAGGAGTCTCTGATAGCTTATCTTGCACGATTTGAGCGTCTCGCATACGAATCTGGTGCTTCGACCTGGCCTGATACATCCCGTATATCAGTACTCCACCGTGGTCTTCGCTCTTCTCTCCGTCAGTCTCTTGAAGAGTCAAACGACTCTCTATTTACTATTCCGTACGATGAATACGTTGAGCTTGTTCAGAGCCTCGATCGACGTTCCAGCCGCCCTCAGcccagactccgcaacaatcaatcgatcgacatgattgattcctatataggttaa
- a CDS encoding Retrotrans-gag domain containing protein has product MSNPNLDQSSLFLLVQQLQQEVQNQRVEIQSLRSDLDASRASVHQLELQLRSATPPSRSRLPDPPRFDGKPLTLRTWLPSIRAKLRSDQLSGADAFDYVWDRLEQPQQASVLHLRHQAEENNTWDVEDIFSFFQRLCHNPREQQEAIQRFSLVRQRDEESLIAYLARFERLAYESGASTWPDTSRISVLHRGLRSSLRQSLEESNDSLFTIPAAKRITTKKASIHLQWAPGHNDVKGNEKADTLAKEAAKERPTTSTTASLAYLGTEINKIQKTEQLMEYKRYTDRPTKNRSSYSRIFKLNTHTTIKVPKGTPREISSAFYSLKLGHGYFNSYLKRFNKRDCNLCICYKPQTPQHLLLDCKQYKTHRNTLKESIPHRPITLPLLLQTKTGIKATLAFIASTRIGTRKWHLGQTTEQTDTV; this is encoded by the exons ATGTCAAACCCGAACCTAGATCAGTCCTCTCTATTCCTGCTCGTACAACAGCTACAGCAGGAGGTCCAGAACCAGCGTGTTGAGATCCAGTCACTCCGATCTGATCTTGACGCATCGCGCGCCAGCGTACATCAGCTTGAGCTCCAGCTCAGATCCGCCACTCCTCCGTCCCGTTCCCGCCTTCCTGATCCACCTCGTTTTGACGGAAAGCCGCTTACACTCCGGACATGGCTCCCTTCAATCCGCGCCAAGCTTCGATCAGACCAGCTCTCAGGAGCTGATGCATTTGATTATGTATGGGACCGCCTAGAACAACCTCAGCAAGCATCTGTCCTACACCTCCGCCATCAAGCTGAAGAAAACAACACGTGGGATGTGGAGGATATCTTTTCCTTCTTTCAGCGTCTCTGCCACAACCCAAGGGAGCAACAGGAGGCTATTCAGCGTTTCTCCTTAGTCCGTCAGCGTGACGAGGAGTCTCTGATAGCTTATCTTGCACGATTTGAGCGTCTCGCATACGAATCTGGTGCTTCGACCTGGCCTGATACATCCCGTATATCAGTACTCCACCGTGGTCTTCGCTCTTCTCTCCGTCAGTCTCTTGAAGAGTCAAACGACTCTCTATTTACTATTCC agctgcaaagagaataacgacaaagaaagcatcgatccacctgcagtgggccccaggacataacgacgtcaagggcaacgaaaaagccgacacgctagcaaaggaagcagctaaagagagaccaacaacatcgaccacagcgagcctagcctacttaggcacagaaatcaacaaaatacaaaaaacagaacaactgatggagtacaagaggtataccgacaggcccaccaaaaacagaagctcctactcaaggatcttcaagctcaacacacatacaacaatcaaagtcccgaagggaacaccaagagaaatctcgagcgcgttctactcactcaagctaggacatggatacttcaactcctaccttaagagattcaacaagagagactgcaatctatgtatatgctacaaaccacaaacaccacagcatctacttctagattgcaaacagtacaaaacacatcgaaatacactcaaagaatcaataccacacagacccatcaccctcccactcctcctccaaacaaagacaggcatcaaagctactctagcctttattgcaagtactaggattggcacgagaaaatggcaccttgggcaaaccaccgaacagacagacactgtataa